The Alkalihalobacillus sp. LMS6 genomic interval ACGCTACTTTTGTCACTGTTGTAGCATATGGAAATCGCGGATCATACCAATAGTGCGTGATAAATGCAATTTTACCATTTCTTGCATCTTGTTTCCACTTTGCCAAATCGCGTCGATTAATCCCAAATGCCATTACTGGTTCTCCATTAAACGATTATACGTTTCATACCATGCTGGAAATGCTCGTTTAAAGGGCACCGGCTTAAACGAGTCTTTTTTTACAATTACATGGGTCGTATAGCCTGTTACACACACGTCCCCTGTCTGATTTGTAATTTCATATTGATAGATCGTTTTAATTCCATCATTTAAGGAAAGCCATGTCGAAATCGTCGCCTCGTCTCCGTACACAAGTGGTTTTTTATATGTTGCATACACATCGTAAACAGGTGCGTAATAACCCGCTTGCTCCATTTCAACGTAACTATAGCCAGCCTCATGAATAAAAGCGGTTCTACCTAAT includes:
- a CDS encoding thioesterase family protein, with translation MPYIVKKDLIPQYADTDMMGVVYHANYIKFFELGRTAFIHEAGYSYVEMEQAGYYAPVYDVYATYKKPLVYGDEATISTWLSLNDGIKTIYQYEITNQTGDVCVTGYTTHVIVKKDSFKPVPFKRAFPAWYETYNRLMENQ